The genome window ATCGTGTAAATCCCCTCAAGCGGGGTGATGATTCTGTTTAGGTTATCGTCTGTAAGATTTGTTGCCTTTATCGCAGCCTTTCTTACCTGTGACAGGTCTGGATATTTTTCAAGGCTCTTTGCTATTTCGGTAAAGTATTTTGTTAGAATGTTTGCATCTGCATCAATTCCTACTTTTTGAATTAGCTTTTGCGTTATTGGCCCAAAACAACAATCATAGGCAGTCGGTGTTCCCATCGTAATCCATGCAAATCTTTCAAGGCCTGCACCCATGTCTATGATTCTCTGATCAAGTGTCGTGTGATGTCCTAGATCTCCTTGGAATTCCGTAAACACCGCATTTCCTAATTCCAGTCCTCTTACATAGAACTCCAGTGATGAACCAAAGGATCCTCCTCCTGCCCAAACGTCCTCAACAAAAACAATCTCCTCTTTGCTTATTCCAAAAGATTCTGTCAGCAGTCTAAAGTCCAAATCAACGCATTCGTCCTTCCAGTAACCATTCCCGTTTGGAATACTGTGCTGTCCTATCATGCAGAAACTAGAAAAGTGTCTTCCTGTGACTCCCACATTTTCCAGGTCTTTGAATCGAAGGCATGTCTGTGGAACAACTAGCGGATTTGCAGGGAACTCAAAGACAACCTTTGAGCCCATCACTCTTTGAAAATCAACAATCGATGCGATAGTAAAGTAAAGATCATCACGCCACCTGCACACTACTGGATATCTTGATACTGAGGTGTGTCCGTTTTTTACAAAAAAGGATTCTACCTGCTTCCATGCCTCTGTGTAGTCAAATCTCTTTTTCGTGGGGGGATTACCAATAAACGAATAGGTGTCTTCAGAATGATCAGGGCAAGTCTTTCTCTGCGACTCTAAGGTCCAAAAAAATCTCTTGCAAACTGAGCACGATTTGCGCTCAAATCCCTGCTCGGCAAATAATTTTACCTTGTAGTATCTGTCCGGCTCACTTGAAAACTTTGCAAGGATCTCTTCCTTGTCCATCTTCTGAGATTCAAACTGACCAATATTAAGGACTGTCGATTACGATAAATTAAATACGCTACCTGGAGACATTGGATCATGTTTGGTCGCAAAAGAGGAATCAAAGAAGGCGATTATGCTTTTTCATCAAAACAAGATGGCGACTACAAGAACATAATTTTTGGAATAGTGACGGGAGTTGATGGCTCTAAAATTGGCATCAGCGGATTAATCGTAAATCCTATTGGCCTAAAAAACAAAGTATCGCAGGGAAAGGCAGGACCGCGTTCCGAAGAAATTCTAAAATCCCCCACTCCTGAGAACTGCATCTTTGCGTTCATCTACAGAACCGAGCATGAAAACTTTAACGACGTAATCGATCTGGATTCTGGCAGAATAATTCCAATCTCTGAAAAGGCATATTCTGTTTTGGATGGGTGGATAAGAGAGTCACTGCCTGAGTTGATCAACAATGTTCTGTCATTGCCAGACGGTGCAGAAAAAGATGAGGCAAAGCGCACCCTCAAACGAAGAATGGAAACTCTGTACGACAAGAACCTAAAGCAGAACCTTTACTCTGTTTGCCGAAGTCTTAAGATCCTGGTATAATCCTACATAGTTTTATATTATCCCCAAAGAAAATCACGATACAATGGAATACGTCTACGCTGCATTAATTCTGCACAAACTGAAAAAGGAAATTAATGAAGCTAACATTACTAGTATAATCAAAGCCACTGGCGAATCAGCAAATGATGCCCAGGTGAAGGCTCTAGTGTCTGCACTTGCCGATGTTAACATCGAAGAGGCAATCAAGGCAGCACCAGTAGCAGTTGCAGCAGCACCAGCCGCAGCAGCAGCACCAGCAGGTGGCGGAGAAGCAAAGAAAGATGAGGCAGCAGCAGGAAAATCTGAAGAACAAGCAATGGAAGGCCTCGCTTCACTGTTCGGCTAAATCTTCAAAATTTTCATTTTTACCTTTAATTAGTATTGGGCATAACCAATCCTAGTTGCCAGACATATCGTTTGCCATTCTGATTTACGTCTTTGATCTCTTTGGGACGATGGCATTTGCAGTGACAGGCGCATTCAAGGCAATCGAGCACAAGTCCGACATTGTCGGAATAATAATTCTCTCCATTATCACCGGCGTTGCGGGAGGAACCATCCGCGATGTCATAATAGGCAAGTTTCCCCCAAACTCCATTTCAGATCCGTCATACGTGATAGTGTCTGTCGCATCTGCCGTTGCACTGTTTTTCCTTTATCCACATTTGAAAAAGCACTGGAACGTATTTTTGAAATTTGACGCAATAGGACTGGGCGTTTTTTCCATAACTGGTGCGACCTTTGCGTACAGTATTTTTGGGCTTAACTTTCTTGCAATGACATTTGCAGGAATTCTTAGTGCAGTTGGAGGGGGTATACTCAGAGACGTTTTTGTGAACGAGGTTCCAATTATTTTTGTAAAGGAGCTATATGCAACTGCAAGCTTTGTAGGAGTTGCAGTCTTTTTCTTGCTTCTAGTTGGTGGTATACCGCTGTATGTTGCGTCTATAACTGGAATCATAATTATCACGTTTCTGCGACTTGTCGCAATGAAATACAACTGGAATTTGCCGCGGGCTAGGGAAAAATAGTTCTTTACGCTGGAGTGTAGCCTTTTGCCTTTGAGGCAACCGACTGTGCTTGGGCATTTGCCTTTTGCAGGACTGCGTCTTTCGTATCGTCTGTAATGTAGCCTGCCTCGATTGCGACAGAGCGGGCGCCTTGGCCTAGTTTTGCCAAAATGAGCTTTATGTTGTCTTGTGTGATGTATGCTGCCTCGATTGATAGTGATACTGCTTCTTGGTGTGCTCTTGCAAACATTTCTCTGTATTTGTCAAGGTCGATTACCAATTCTGATCGTTTGTATGCCTGTCCTTCCTCAAGTGCTGCCTCCAGGGCGATTCCTGCCTCGATTGTCTTTATGTCAAGTTTCTGTAATAGCGTAGCTAGCTTGTCTGGCACTGCCGCGCCCTTTTTGACTGGAGTGACATCCTTTGTAATCCAAATTGTTCCTTGGTCGATCTTTGTTGGAACTCCTGCCTCTTTGAACTCTGTCAGCATTGGGCCTGGTGCGATTCCGGTGTTCTTTGCTGGAACTGTAACGTCGATGCTTGCAATGTCTCCGCCACGTGCAAACATCATTACTTTGTTCTTGCCGAGAAGAACGTTTAGCTTAAACGGTGACATGTTTGTAAACATCAAAACGCATTGACCAGTAAGTGATTCTATCATTTTTGCAATTCCAGGAACATCAAGTGTGGCCAGCGCTTTTCTTGCAACTTGGTCCTTTATGCTGACTATCTTTACCTCGCTAAGGAATTTTTTTCTTAATGGTAAAAGCTGAGATGATCTTACTTTTTCCATTCTGACTAGCGCCGTAACTCTGTATTTTTTTGGGAGTTCTTGCAGCTCTTGATACATCTGCATTTTCTTTTTAGGATATTGTGTTCTGTTTTCTCTCATGTTATTTCATCTGCTGTGCTTGTTTGATTGGTTTTCCCATTGATGTTTTGATTACTATTTTTCTAATGTTTCTCTCCCCATTTGGTAATTTCTTTTCAATTGCACTTAGTATTGCGTGTGCGTTTGCAGCCAAATCAGCATCGTCCATTGATTCGTCACCAACCTTACACGATAATGATAGGGAGTTTTTCACCTTGACTCTGATTGATGATCTAAATCTGTCCAGGAATGATTCGATTGGTGCGTTAAATGGAACTGGAACTGGCATCTTTCCTCTTGGACCTAAGAGCTGACCCAAAACTTTACCGACTGTTGTCATAAGCTGAGTGTCTGCCAAGAAGAAGTCATAATTGTTGATAAATTTACGAGCCTCACGTTTGTTTGCAGCAAGTGCGTTAATTTCGTCGCCACTGATAACCCTGTCTGCATTTGCACTCTTTGCCTTTAATCCCATATCTCCGCCTGCCATTATGCAGACTGTAGTTGGACTGCTAAGTTTTTTTGGCAACTGGATTGTCTCATTCATTGCAAATCCTTTCTTGACATCAATATCCTTTAGAATCACATACATTTCGACAGACTGTCTGAACTTACGTTCTTTGTCTACTGTCTTTGCTTCCTTTATCATCTTGGCTAGTTCAGACTCGTTGATCAACATGGTTTTCCGCGAAAGCCTATTTAAAATCGTTTGTCGCTTGCAAGCCAAAACTTGAGAAAAATTGTAAAATTTTCGAAATTGACCATATTGCTTTGTATTATATGCAGATTCTCATAATAAAAATTACATTTATTAACATCGAATCGACAATTTTGTAAACATTGCATAAACTAGATGATTTGGATATGAAGCTCCTCTACGAATTGACTAAGGATGGAAGTATTTCAGTTCCAAACCTTTCAAAAAAGATGGGAATCAATGCATCTGTCCTGTATAGCAGAATCAAAAGACTAACCAAAAAGAAGATCATCAAAAAATTCACTGTCATAGTTGATGAAGCGCAACTTGGCATTGCCGTGAAGGCAACAATAGGAATCAACAGGGATCCGAAACTAAAGGACGCAATTCACAAGCAATTATTCCAAACTGCAGAAATCGTCTCGATCTCAGAAGTGACTGGAAGGTTTGACATCATGGTTGGAGTTCATGCAGAAAGCCTTGAGCAACTACATACAATTGTCATTGAAAAAATTGGTAAAATAGAGGGAATTCAAAGCACAGAGACTTTCGTTGAACTGCAAAAGACTGACAAAGAGCCTTCCTACCTGATTTCTAAATGACTTAGCCTAATTGGCTGTCCCATTTTCCTGCATTTATCTCTGCAGTGAATTCTTTTGGAGTCTTGCCCTCGATTTTAATTCCTAGTGGAAGACAGGTTCCGACAACTTCTTTTGCGACTGATTTTAGGGAGCTTGCGTATGATTTTTCAAGTTTTGCCTTTGCTACCTTGACAATGGACTCTACTTTGATATCTCCAACCCAAGTCGAGCCCGAAGTTCCTG of Candidatus Nitrosotenuis sp. DW1 contains these proteins:
- the rpl12p gene encoding 50S ribosomal protein P1; amino-acid sequence: MEYVYAALILHKLKKEINEANITSIIKATGESANDAQVKALVSALADVNIEEAIKAAPVAVAAAPAAAAAPAGGGEAKKDEAAAGKSEEQAMEGLASLFG
- a CDS encoding trimeric intracellular cation channel family protein codes for the protein MPDISFAILIYVFDLFGTMAFAVTGAFKAIEHKSDIVGIIILSIITGVAGGTIRDVIIGKFPPNSISDPSYVIVSVASAVALFFLYPHLKKHWNVFLKFDAIGLGVFSITGATFAYSIFGLNFLAMTFAGILSAVGGGILRDVFVNEVPIIFVKELYATASFVGVAVFFLLLVGGIPLYVASITGIIIITFLRLVAMKYNWNLPRAREK
- a CDS encoding 50S ribosomal protein L10, yielding MRENRTQYPKKKMQMYQELQELPKKYRVTALVRMEKVRSSQLLPLRKKFLSEVKIVSIKDQVARKALATLDVPGIAKMIESLTGQCVLMFTNMSPFKLNVLLGKNKVMMFARGGDIASIDVTVPAKNTGIAPGPMLTEFKEAGVPTKIDQGTIWITKDVTPVKKGAAVPDKLATLLQKLDIKTIEAGIALEAALEEGQAYKRSELVIDLDKYREMFARAHQEAVSLSIEAAYITQDNIKLILAKLGQGARSVAIEAGYITDDTKDAVLQKANAQAQSVASKAKGYTPA
- a CDS encoding 50S ribosomal protein L1, producing the protein MINESELAKMIKEAKTVDKERKFRQSVEMYVILKDIDVKKGFAMNETIQLPKKLSSPTTVCIMAGGDMGLKAKSANADRVISGDEINALAANKREARKFINNYDFFLADTQLMTTVGKVLGQLLGPRGKMPVPVPFNAPIESFLDRFRSSIRVKVKNSLSLSCKVGDESMDDADLAANAHAILSAIEKKLPNGERNIRKIVIKTSMGKPIKQAQQMK
- a CDS encoding Lrp/AsnC family transcriptional regulator, with the protein product MHKLDDLDMKLLYELTKDGSISVPNLSKKMGINASVLYSRIKRLTKKKIIKKFTVIVDEAQLGIAVKATIGINRDPKLKDAIHKQLFQTAEIVSISEVTGRFDIMVGVHAESLEQLHTIVIEKIGKIEGIQSTETFVELQKTDKEPSYLISK